The genomic interval GTGGCCGCTTTCGGCGGAATATCTCGAGGCAGCCAGAAGGATCTGCGACGAGCGCTGCTGCCTGCTGATAATCGACGAGGTCCAGACCGGCTTCTTCCGCACAGGCCCGGCATTCGCGCATCAGGCGTTCGGCGTCCGCCCCGATGTCGTGATCGTCGCCAAGGCGATGGCCAACGGCCTTCCCGTCGGCGGCATCGTGGCGATCGAGAGAGTAGCCGATACGTTCGTCCCCGGGGATCACGGTTCGACGTTCGGCGGAGGCCCCGTGATATGCGCTGCGGGACGTGCGACAGTCTCTGCACTGGTGTCCGAACGTCTCGGCGAGAATGCCGAGGAGTCTGGCGAGTACCTGAAGCGCGAGCTTATGGTGCTGGGTGAATCGACCGGCATGATCACCGACGTCCGAGGCCGCGGCCTGATGGTCGGAGTGACGCTATCCGCCCCGATCGCGGCGGAAGTGGCTAGGATCGCTCTGCTCCGGGGCATAGTGCTCAACAATACGGGTCCTGAAACGTTGCGTTTCTTGCCACCACTCGTGTGCAAAAAGCCGGAGATTGATACACTTCTTGCCACCATTTCCGATATTCTCACAGAATTGGCGGTCTAACATGGATACGCCGCTCAGGGGACGCGATCTACTCAGTCTCGGCGACTTGAGTCCCGCCGACCTCGCCAGGATTCTCGATGCCGCCGATGCCCAGAAACGCACATGGGCGATAGGTTCCCGGCCCATGCCGCTGGTGGGCAAGTCCGTCGCGCTCATCTTCCAGAAGCCCTCGATGCGCACGCGGGTGTCGTTTGAGGTCGCTTGTGCGAGGCTGGGCGCCCATCCCGTGGTCATGAGCGGTCCGGACGGGGCCTTCTCGCGGGGCGAGAGCGTGCGCGACACCACCAAGGTGCTTGAGCGCTACTGCGATGCGATCGTGATCAGGACGTTCTCTCAGGCGATGGTCGAGGAGATCGCCGAGCACGCCTCGGTGCCCGTAAT from Coriobacteriia bacterium carries:
- a CDS encoding aspartate aminotransferase family protein; the protein is MTQKFDSARELDQAAVMHTYARKPVMFVRGEGMRLYDDSGREYLDFIAGIGAVNLGHAHPAVTSALAEQAAKLVHVSNLFYVEHRAELAAEVVALLGGGMKMFFANSGTEAVEGAIKLARRWAGANKPGAYKVVSLERSFHGRTLAALAATGQPSKQEAFAPMPEGFIHVPANDIAALEAAVDGTVAAILLEVIQGEGGVWPLSAEYLEAARRICDERCCLLIIDEVQTGFFRTGPAFAHQAFGVRPDVVIVAKAMANGLPVGGIVAIERVADTFVPGDHGSTFGGGPVICAAGRATVSALVSERLGENAEESGEYLKRELMVLGESTGMITDVRGRGLMVGVTLSAPIAAEVARIALLRGIVLNNTGPETLRFLPPLVCKKPEIDTLLATISDILTELAV